One stretch of Oxobacter pfennigii DNA includes these proteins:
- a CDS encoding alkaline phosphatase yields MVEISNQMFNTPQRPDVILGGGAQWFWPKSVPGSKRTDERDLIGDFEKEGYEFVGNAQELKNVDTSKTNQLLGLFHNTTINVYIDKAIEKSPDVLKNYPDQPMLWDMTKKSLDILSKNENSFFLMVEGASIDKQEHVMDCERAVWEINSGKDAQAAFPGAVMANIFDMLGQSEDVLAVVSYIVLAIAIITIVISLSWSILLRSRENAILRAIGAGSSDIFKIVIIESSIIIMISVISGFIFGHLLSLGIAMYMQNNT; encoded by the coding sequence ATGGTAGAAATCTCAAATCAGATGTTCAATACCCCGCAACGCCCCGACGTAATTTTAGGCGGTGGAGCTCAATGGTTCTGGCCTAAATCGGTACCCGGTTCAAAACGTACGGATGAAAGAGACTTGATAGGCGACTTTGAAAAAGAAGGATACGAATTTGTAGGAAACGCACAGGAATTAAAAAATGTGGACACTTCCAAAACCAATCAGTTATTAGGGCTTTTCCATAACACCACCATAAACGTTTATATAGATAAAGCTATTGAAAAAAGCCCGGATGTATTAAAGAATTATCCCGATCAACCCATGCTGTGGGATATGACCAAGAAATCCCTCGATATATTAAGTAAAAACGAAAACAGCTTCTTCCTCATGGTTGAAGGAGCTTCCATTGATAAACAGGAACATGTAATGGATTGTGAACGTGCAGTATGGGAGATTAATAGCGGCAAAGACGCTCAGGCTGCCTTTCCCGGGGCAGTAATGGCAAATATATTTGATATGCTTGGACAAAGTGAAGACGTACTGGCAGTTGTTTCATATATAGTATTGGCTATTGCAATAATTACAATAGTAATATCTCTAAGCTGGTCCATTCTTTTGCGGTCCAGAGAAAATGCAATTTTAAGGGCTATTGGGGCCGGAAGCTCGGACATATTTAAAATTGTGATTATAGAAAGCTCTATAATTATCATGATATCGGTTATTTCAGGCTTTATTTTCGGACATTTGTTATCTTTAGGAATTGCTATGTATATGCAAAACAATACATAA
- the spoVAE gene encoding stage V sporulation protein AE, translating to MEKFIWAFVVGGAICVIGQLMLDVLKLTPAHVTVTLVVTGAILGGLGWYEPLIKFAGAGASVPISSFGNSIVKGALKEAKGSGIIGVLTGIFDITSAGISAAIIFAFIASLIFKPKG from the coding sequence TTGGAGAAGTTTATATGGGCTTTTGTTGTGGGAGGCGCAATATGTGTTATAGGCCAGCTTATGCTGGATGTGCTTAAGCTTACCCCTGCGCATGTTACGGTTACTCTGGTAGTTACAGGTGCCATCCTAGGAGGACTTGGATGGTATGAACCCTTGATTAAATTTGCAGGAGCAGGAGCATCTGTACCTATTAGCAGCTTTGGAAACTCCATAGTAAAAGGAGCATTAAAGGAGGCTAAAGGGTCGGGCATAATTGGAGTTCTTACCGGAATCTTCGATATTACAAGCGCAGGTATTTCCGCAGCCATAATATTTGCATTTATTGCATCATTAATTTTTAAGCCAAAAGGATAG
- a CDS encoding TetR/AcrR family transcriptional regulator, whose protein sequence is MPLQLYDKEKILDACFDVFSRHGYVNTSTTMLAEAAGISKALIFHHFKSKKELYLSVLDRCIEKGRIEMGFDTLLEHQDFFEAKEKFSVIKFHYYKKNSGLMRIMQEAFYATPDELKMEIQDKYGVLLANNEKEWKRLFKKVPLRKGVDREQAFRLVMLTLDYFDDKFLLELDNNHDLEEAYLRNFLEERKNFLSMIRFGIEKQKEELS, encoded by the coding sequence ATGCCTTTACAGCTTTATGATAAAGAAAAAATCTTAGACGCTTGCTTTGATGTGTTTTCCCGTCATGGATATGTTAATACCTCGACCACGATGCTGGCGGAGGCGGCTGGCATATCCAAGGCACTAATCTTTCACCATTTTAAGAGCAAGAAAGAATTGTATCTCAGTGTCTTGGACAGATGCATCGAAAAAGGAAGGATTGAAATGGGTTTTGATACACTGTTGGAACATCAGGATTTTTTTGAGGCAAAAGAAAAATTCAGCGTCATCAAATTCCATTATTACAAAAAAAATTCCGGCCTGATGAGAATTATGCAAGAAGCTTTTTATGCGACGCCGGATGAACTTAAAATGGAGATTCAAGATAAGTATGGAGTGCTTCTTGCAAATAATGAAAAAGAATGGAAACGATTATTTAAAAAGGTCCCACTTAGAAAAGGCGTGGACCGTGAGCAGGCTTTCAGACTGGTTATGCTCACACTGGATTATTTTGATGACAAGTTTTTATTAGAATTAGATAATAACCATGACTTGGAAGAAGCGTATCTTCGAAATTTTCTTGAAGAAAGGAAAAATTTTCTTTCTATGATTCGATTTGGAATTGAAAAGCAAAAGGAGGAACTTTCATGA
- a CDS encoding DUF1657 domain-containing protein, translating into MTVATQLQQVIASVESAASSMKTFALETQDKQAKQTFQQLAQTFDGAVQTLKGRQQYIEQQEPQYKQQ; encoded by the coding sequence ATGACTGTAGCAACTCAATTGCAGCAGGTAATAGCCAGCGTCGAAAGCGCCGCCTCAAGCATGAAGACTTTTGCTCTGGAAACTCAGGATAAACAGGCTAAGCAAACCTTCCAGCAGCTCGCTCAGACTTTTGACGGTGCAGTGCAGACACTAAAGGGAAGGCAGCAGTATATAGAGCAGCAAGAACCACAATACAAGCAGCAGTAA
- a CDS encoding AraC family transcriptional regulator: MEKFVYKKSAGITALSASFADFKYKKHCHEEYALGVTLRGVQQYNMDGSLQSSYQDGVMLFNPEQVHDGSSQDKSGVDYVMAYINPKLFLEILGKRDLVRFSSPIVYNYRLEQSILNLINAIFRDEDESMCSELLLTLVDNFSQTEISKWFKKNNILIKKAKEMIYFNLGNVLRIDDICRELDMSKFQFIRAFKANTGISPYQFFLNCKVEHAKQLIEKNKDIYFAVTECGFVDLTHLNRHFKSIYGITAFEYMSDIR; encoded by the coding sequence ATGGAGAAATTTGTATATAAAAAGTCGGCAGGGATTACTGCATTATCTGCAAGTTTTGCCGATTTCAAATATAAAAAGCACTGCCATGAAGAATATGCTCTTGGTGTAACATTGCGCGGCGTTCAGCAGTATAACATGGATGGAAGTTTACAATCATCATATCAGGATGGGGTTATGCTCTTTAATCCGGAACAGGTACATGATGGAAGCTCGCAGGATAAGTCTGGTGTTGATTATGTAATGGCTTATATCAACCCTAAGTTGTTTTTGGAGATACTTGGAAAAAGGGATTTAGTAAGGTTTTCATCTCCTATCGTATATAATTACAGGCTTGAGCAAAGCATATTAAACCTGATAAATGCCATATTCAGAGACGAAGATGAATCTATGTGCAGCGAGTTACTTTTAACTCTTGTGGATAATTTTTCTCAAACAGAAATCAGTAAATGGTTTAAAAAAAATAATATTCTTATCAAAAAAGCAAAAGAAATGATATACTTCAATTTAGGAAATGTGTTAAGGATTGATGACATTTGCAGAGAATTAGATATGTCAAAATTCCAGTTCATCAGGGCCTTTAAAGCTAACACAGGGATTTCTCCATACCAATTTTTTTTAAACTGTAAAGTTGAACATGCCAAGCAATTAATAGAAAAAAACAAAGACATATATTTTGCAGTGACCGAATGCGGATTTGTAGATTTAACCCATTTAAACAGGCATTTTAAAAGCATATATGGTATAACAGCATTTGAATATATGTCAGACATTAGATGA
- a CDS encoding PEP/pyruvate-binding domain-containing protein, with amino-acid sequence MTNIVKRFKDLTPEFQAFAGGKGSMLAKMFQSGYPVPEGFVVLPSAFEEEKLNKEAWDEILIFLNTIRKGNKGALFAVRSSALSEDSTQASFAGEFETVLNVETDEKVMEAIYTVFRSRQSKRVKVYSSVQGIEQSHQIAVVVQLMVPSEISGVLFTADPITGSFANMIGNYIHGLGEQLVSGEVNAHDFKLNRPKGKYDGPDEFKKYASNLYKYAARLEKELGNPQDIEWAVARGKLYILQARPITTLTIGNLDTYQINESLAGDALWVNTNVGEAIPDVVTPLTWSIVRTLDIESGFVPGYYLWSGNICGRIYSNISQRLSAITALYGNSKLGLKILGEVFGQIPEGLTIPVYPFTRMNVIKAMVLGIKYYFKKYREISKEMSQHIERTPNWCGMTIEKIKKVNTKEELIALWKHELKPYNTKAWWGLIVSGSNAVIALALGKKLTKLVGTEDANTLLSNLRGNSELASLGPVVGISKIIKGEMSREEYFKQNGHRGPHEFELSIPDPSENVNWLERQIEEFKESNIDVEGLLQKQHTQYEAAWKKFQKRFPNKVKWLEKQIAKASNGARVREAARSEFVRVFRVIRAFALKTGEITGIGDDVFFLYMNEVEDLLSDRDAKIKYIPARKENHERYKTLPPFPSVIRGRFNPFEWVKDTNKRMDFYNSTVPIAIASYSETLKGFAGAAGRVEGTVRILLTPEEGEKIQPGEILVATTTNVGWTPIFPKVAAVITDVGAPLSHAAIVARELGVPAVVGCGNATIRLKTGDKVLVDGGQGVVHILK; translated from the coding sequence ATGACAAATATAGTAAAAAGATTTAAGGATTTGACTCCTGAATTCCAGGCTTTTGCAGGCGGGAAAGGCAGTATGCTGGCCAAAATGTTTCAGAGCGGATATCCGGTACCGGAAGGTTTTGTTGTTTTGCCATCAGCTTTCGAGGAAGAAAAGCTGAATAAAGAAGCTTGGGACGAGATACTTATTTTCCTTAACACAATCAGAAAGGGCAATAAAGGGGCGCTGTTTGCAGTGCGGTCATCTGCTTTAAGCGAAGATTCAACTCAAGCCTCTTTTGCAGGTGAATTTGAGACCGTACTCAATGTAGAGACAGATGAAAAGGTTATGGAAGCCATCTATACAGTTTTCAGATCAAGACAGTCAAAGAGGGTAAAGGTATACAGCTCTGTTCAAGGTATTGAGCAATCTCATCAAATTGCCGTAGTTGTGCAGTTGATGGTGCCTTCTGAAATTTCAGGGGTATTATTTACCGCTGACCCTATAACAGGCAGTTTTGCAAACATGATAGGTAATTATATACATGGGTTGGGAGAACAGCTTGTTTCCGGAGAAGTAAATGCACATGACTTCAAATTAAATAGGCCGAAGGGAAAATATGACGGTCCTGATGAGTTTAAGAAGTATGCCAGCAACCTCTATAAATATGCGGCAAGGCTTGAGAAGGAATTAGGAAATCCCCAGGATATTGAATGGGCTGTGGCAAGAGGGAAATTATACATTTTACAGGCAAGACCTATAACTACTTTAACAATAGGTAATTTGGATACCTATCAAATAAACGAAAGCTTGGCAGGGGATGCTCTTTGGGTAAATACCAATGTGGGAGAAGCAATCCCAGATGTTGTCACACCACTTACCTGGAGTATAGTCAGGACTCTGGATATAGAATCCGGTTTTGTCCCGGGGTATTATCTATGGTCTGGCAACATATGCGGAAGGATATATTCAAATATCAGTCAAAGGTTATCAGCTATTACCGCATTATATGGAAATTCAAAATTAGGTTTAAAAATCCTTGGTGAAGTTTTTGGTCAAATACCGGAGGGTTTAACTATTCCAGTCTATCCATTTACCAGAATGAATGTAATAAAAGCTATGGTACTGGGAATCAAGTATTACTTTAAAAAGTATAGGGAAATTTCAAAAGAAATGTCTCAGCACATAGAAAGAACACCGAATTGGTGCGGAATGACAATAGAAAAGATTAAAAAAGTAAATACCAAGGAAGAGCTGATTGCCTTATGGAAGCATGAGCTTAAACCCTATAATACCAAGGCATGGTGGGGGTTAATAGTCAGCGGGAGCAACGCCGTAATTGCTTTGGCATTGGGAAAGAAACTTACAAAGCTGGTGGGGACCGAAGATGCGAATACCCTTTTGTCCAACCTCAGGGGAAACTCAGAGTTGGCAAGCCTTGGACCGGTCGTAGGTATCTCCAAGATTATCAAAGGAGAAATGAGCCGTGAGGAATATTTTAAGCAAAATGGTCATAGAGGTCCCCATGAGTTTGAGCTATCCATACCGGACCCCTCTGAAAATGTAAACTGGCTGGAAAGACAGATTGAAGAATTTAAAGAGTCGAATATCGATGTAGAAGGACTTTTACAGAAGCAGCATACTCAATATGAGGCTGCATGGAAGAAATTTCAGAAACGTTTTCCTAACAAAGTAAAATGGCTTGAGAAGCAAATAGCAAAAGCGTCGAATGGGGCTCGTGTCAGAGAAGCGGCCCGCTCGGAGTTTGTAAGGGTATTCAGAGTTATTCGTGCCTTTGCATTAAAGACTGGTGAAATTACAGGAATAGGCGATGATGTTTTTTTCCTCTACATGAATGAAGTAGAAGATCTCCTGTCTGATAGGGATGCGAAAATAAAGTATATTCCGGCAAGAAAAGAAAACCATGAAAGATATAAAACTCTGCCGCCGTTTCCATCAGTTATTCGAGGGCGATTCAACCCTTTCGAATGGGTGAAGGATACCAATAAAAGAATGGACTTCTATAATTCAACCGTGCCAATTGCGATCGCATCTTATTCTGAGACTCTGAAGGGTTTTGCAGGAGCAGCTGGCAGAGTAGAAGGAACAGTACGCATCCTGTTAACCCCGGAAGAAGGAGAAAAAATTCAGCCGGGAGAAATTTTGGTTGCCACAACCACTAATGTAGGCTGGACTCCCATTTTCCCTAAGGTTGCAGCGGTAATAACTGATGTAGGTGCACCTTTGTCACATGCTGCTATTGTGGCTCGAGAGCTTGGCGTTCCAGCTGTCGTGGGATGCGGAAATGCCACAATAAGACTTAAAACTGGGGATAAAGTTCTGGTTGACGGCGGGCAGGGAGTTGTGCATATACTAAAATAA
- a CDS encoding collagen, giving the protein MSNIALQLELLASGIVEPAANILFDTIVYSEGNVGYNSATGIITFNEAGRYAINWWVATQTSASNNGAVFALSSSQGDFLVGDSPIRTGQVTGIGIIDVDTAPVEVSLINSSSASFYYSAIVPVKAVLVVIEDDIESTGPTGPTGDTGPTGATGATGPTGDTGSTGPTGVTGPTGNTGATGATGPTGDTGSIGPTGVTGPTGNTGATGPTGDMGSTGPTGDTGVTGATGSTGTTGATGDTGAPGSTGATGPTGDTGATGATGPTGPPDGPTGPTGPTGPTGPSEGPTGPTGATGDTGATGSTGATGATGDTGATGPTGATGATGATGPTGPTGTVLPDTFEVYVQAGAVGGDGTHANPFGTIQQGLTAVSPTGTVHILGGLYPITANMLVNKAGVTIKGYPNTVIQSQAAVIVFTVVGNGVTIDGLTITSNNPYAVEFIQLGGTNHKLSNNVIFGPPQAGPSTGWIVNRGFVSQSNNMTNLIVENNIFYSMRQSAYLNPNTTGYIYSNVVYNTRGFVVDGAIFVFSGNSWGSPENATDIALLPSVPVGPPYDPITELSANNSDASIEDQR; this is encoded by the coding sequence ATGAGTAATATAGCATTGCAGCTTGAGCTGCTGGCCTCCGGAATTGTGGAGCCTGCAGCCAATATACTCTTTGATACTATCGTATATTCAGAGGGAAATGTGGGTTATAACAGTGCGACAGGTATTATAACATTTAATGAAGCCGGCAGATATGCAATAAACTGGTGGGTTGCGACTCAAACTTCTGCATCAAACAACGGAGCTGTATTTGCATTATCTTCATCCCAGGGAGATTTTTTGGTAGGCGATTCTCCAATTAGGACAGGGCAGGTGACTGGCATAGGAATTATTGATGTTGATACCGCTCCTGTGGAAGTTTCCTTGATAAATTCATCTTCGGCTTCATTTTATTATTCGGCAATCGTTCCGGTAAAGGCGGTACTCGTTGTGATTGAGGATGATATTGAAAGTACCGGCCCAACAGGCCCGACGGGTGATACGGGACCTACTGGAGCCACGGGAGCCACAGGCCCAACAGGAGATACGGGATCTACTGGACCTACGGGAGTCACAGGTCCAACGGGTAATACTGGAGCCACGGGAGCCACAGGCCCAACAGGAGATACGGGATCTATTGGACCTACAGGTGTCACAGGTCCAACGGGTAATACTGGAGCCACAGGCCCGACAGGTGATATGGGATCTACTGGACCCACCGGAGACACTGGAGTAACAGGGGCAACAGGATCTACTGGTACCACGGGAGCCACAGGCGATACGGGTGCCCCAGGATCTACTGGTGCCACAGGCCCGACAGGTGATACGGGTGCCACGGGAGCTACCGGCCCAACGGGTCCACCAGACGGACCTACCGGGCCCACCGGACCGACAGGCCCAACAGGTCCATCGGAAGGGCCTACCGGACCGACAGGGGCCACAGGAGATACAGGAGCAACAGGATCTACTGGTGCCACGGGAGCCACCGGCGATACGGGTGCCACAGGCCCCACGGGAGCTACCGGAGCCACGGGAGCTACCGGGCCAACAGGTCCGACGGGAACAGTTCTGCCTGATACATTTGAAGTATATGTTCAGGCAGGTGCCGTAGGAGGTGACGGTACACATGCTAATCCATTCGGAACAATACAGCAGGGATTGACTGCAGTATCACCGACAGGGACCGTCCATATACTGGGCGGGCTGTATCCCATTACCGCCAACATGTTAGTTAATAAAGCGGGAGTGACAATAAAGGGCTATCCAAATACAGTCATACAGTCCCAAGCTGCGGTTATTGTTTTTACCGTTGTCGGAAATGGTGTAACCATTGACGGTTTGACAATTACCAGCAATAATCCCTATGCTGTTGAGTTTATACAATTGGGAGGTACGAATCATAAACTGAGCAACAATGTAATTTTCGGTCCGCCCCAGGCAGGTCCGTCAACAGGCTGGATAGTTAACAGGGGTTTTGTTTCTCAGTCAAACAATATGACTAATTTAATAGTTGAGAATAATATTTTTTATTCAATGCGGCAGTCGGCATATTTAAATCCCAATACAACAGGATATATATATAGTAATGTAGTTTATAATACTCGTGGGTTTGTTGTTGACGGCGCAATCTTTGTTTTTTCAGGAAACTCATGGGGCAGTCCGGAAAATGCGACGGATATAGCTTTGCTGCCAAGTGTGCCGGTCGGCCCGCCTTATGACCCTATAACTGAGCTTTCAGCGAATAACAGCGATGCATCAATTGAAGACCAGAGATAA
- a CDS encoding UbiD family decarboxylase yields the protein MHRTLEECIIDLEKTGQLIRIHEKVDPYLEMAAIHLKVNKAKGPALLFENVKGSKYRAVSNLFGTLERSKFIFRHTLEATKDVIAVRNNPMSVFKNPFRYIGTGLSASKALPIKSFNNKLSGFREIQISDLPLIHHWPKDGGAFVTLPQVYSEDPEKPGIMNSNLGMYRVQMTGNDYVINKEVGLHYQTHRGIGIHHHKAKKMGSTLKVSVFVGGPPAHTLAAIMPLPEGLSEMTFAGLLSGRNFRYCYKDGYLISLDADFVITGEIYPDETKPEGPFGDHIGYYSLVHDFPVMKIHKVYAKENAIWPFTVVGRPPQEDTSFGDLVHELTGHAIKYEIPGVKEVHAVDAAGVHPLLFAIGSERYTPFMKIKQPAELLTIANRILGTGHVSLAKYLFITAEEEKELNTRNEVEFLTYILERIDLHRDVHFHTNTTIDTLDYSGMGLNSGSKVVLAAYGDKKRELCKDVPEQLQNLSQFKNPHMIMPGIVAIDGLEFTGYSEAQTEIDNLCREILDGGPIPQCPVIILCDDSLNLSSELNNFFWETFTRSNPSHDIYGVNSYYENKHWACDNMIIDARTKTHHAPNLIPDPNVERNIQRFFTKEGSLTKIEI from the coding sequence ATGCATCGTACTTTAGAAGAATGTATTATTGACCTTGAAAAAACCGGTCAATTGATAAGGATTCATGAGAAAGTAGACCCATACCTTGAGATGGCTGCTATACATTTAAAGGTTAATAAAGCTAAGGGTCCGGCACTTTTATTTGAAAATGTAAAAGGTTCAAAATACAGGGCGGTATCCAATTTATTCGGCACCCTGGAAAGAAGCAAATTCATATTCAGACATACATTAGAGGCCACTAAGGATGTTATCGCAGTACGCAATAATCCTATGAGCGTATTTAAAAATCCTTTCAGATATATAGGAACTGGTTTGTCAGCCTCAAAGGCTCTTCCTATAAAGAGTTTTAATAATAAGCTTTCCGGATTCAGGGAAATTCAAATCTCAGACCTTCCTCTAATCCATCATTGGCCTAAAGATGGAGGGGCATTTGTCACACTGCCTCAGGTCTATTCCGAGGATCCGGAAAAACCGGGAATAATGAACAGCAATTTAGGTATGTACAGGGTTCAGATGACAGGAAATGATTATGTCATAAACAAGGAAGTCGGGCTTCATTATCAAACTCACCGCGGCATAGGCATTCATCACCATAAAGCTAAGAAAATGGGGAGCACTCTTAAGGTCAGCGTATTTGTAGGAGGGCCCCCTGCCCATACTTTAGCTGCCATAATGCCCCTGCCTGAGGGTTTAAGTGAGATGACTTTTGCCGGTTTATTATCAGGACGAAATTTTCGCTACTGCTATAAAGACGGATATCTAATAAGCCTGGATGCGGATTTTGTTATAACGGGTGAAATTTATCCCGATGAAACCAAGCCTGAGGGACCCTTCGGTGATCATATAGGATATTACAGCCTGGTCCACGATTTCCCTGTAATGAAAATTCATAAGGTATATGCCAAGGAAAATGCAATCTGGCCGTTTACAGTCGTAGGACGCCCTCCTCAGGAGGATACCTCCTTTGGAGATTTGGTACATGAACTGACCGGCCATGCCATAAAATATGAAATTCCGGGGGTTAAGGAAGTCCATGCCGTTGATGCAGCAGGGGTGCACCCCCTATTATTTGCCATAGGAAGTGAAAGATATACACCTTTTATGAAAATAAAGCAGCCGGCGGAGCTTCTAACCATTGCCAACAGAATTTTGGGCACAGGGCATGTAAGCCTTGCTAAATATTTGTTTATTACAGCTGAAGAGGAAAAGGAACTTAATACCCGAAATGAAGTGGAGTTTCTGACTTATATACTGGAGCGTATTGATCTTCACCGTGACGTCCATTTTCACACCAATACCACAATAGATACGCTGGATTATTCGGGTATGGGATTGAATTCGGGGAGCAAGGTTGTGCTGGCGGCTTATGGAGATAAAAAAAGAGAGCTGTGTAAGGATGTGCCTGAGCAGCTTCAAAACTTATCGCAGTTTAAAAACCCACATATGATAATGCCGGGAATAGTAGCCATTGATGGGTTGGAATTTACTGGCTATAGTGAAGCGCAAACCGAGATTGATAATTTATGCAGGGAGATTTTAGACGGAGGGCCAATTCCTCAATGCCCGGTTATAATACTGTGTGATGACAGCTTGAATTTAAGCAGTGAACTTAACAATTTCTTTTGGGAGACATTCACAAGAAGCAATCCCTCCCATGATATTTACGGAGTTAACAGCTATTATGAAAACAAGCACTGGGCATGCGATAACATGATCATAGATGCACGCACCAAGACCCACCATGCTCCAAACTTAATTCCCGACCCCAATGTTGAAAGGAATATTCAGCGTTTCTTTACCAAGGAAGGCAGCTTAACCAAAATAGAGATATAA
- a CDS encoding rod shape-determining protein, whose translation MLNLSRDMGIDLGTANTLIYEKGRGITFREPSVVAIKNDSSKRPLAVGSEAKQMIGKTPGDIVAIRPLRAGVIADFDVTQIMMKHFINKSFKRNFFTRPRITACYPSSVTSVEMKAIEEAIYLAGAKNVFLLPEPMAAAIGAGLPVEDPSGSMIVDIGGGTTDVAIISLGGIVANKSLQIAGDELDSSIVSYIRKEYNLMIGDRTAEQVKIEIGSAYCTGDDKSMKIKGRDLVTGLPKILPVTSAEIREAISEPVNSIIDAIKTILEQTPPELASDIMDKGITLTGGGALLHGLDMLIRKETDLKVTIAETPLDCVAIGAGMVLENLDKPGYINALSFSKKMK comes from the coding sequence ATGCTCAATTTATCAAGAGACATGGGAATAGATTTAGGTACTGCAAATACTTTGATATATGAAAAAGGCAGAGGCATAACTTTCAGAGAGCCTTCTGTCGTTGCTATAAAGAATGATTCTTCAAAACGTCCTCTGGCTGTAGGTTCCGAAGCGAAGCAGATGATTGGAAAAACCCCTGGAGATATTGTAGCCATAAGGCCTTTAAGGGCGGGTGTTATAGCTGATTTTGATGTAACACAAATAATGATGAAACACTTTATTAATAAATCCTTCAAAAGAAATTTCTTTACGAGGCCAAGGATTACTGCCTGCTATCCTTCAAGCGTGACTTCTGTGGAGATGAAAGCCATCGAGGAGGCCATATATCTGGCAGGAGCTAAAAATGTATTTCTCCTTCCGGAGCCAATGGCAGCAGCAATAGGCGCAGGTTTACCCGTCGAAGACCCTTCAGGCAGCATGATAGTAGATATTGGCGGCGGCACCACCGACGTAGCCATAATATCCTTAGGAGGGATAGTTGCAAACAAGTCCCTTCAGATTGCCGGAGATGAACTGGATTCGTCCATAGTTTCGTACATAAGAAAAGAATACAATCTTATGATAGGCGATAGGACTGCAGAACAGGTTAAAATTGAAATAGGCTCCGCCTACTGCACAGGCGATGATAAATCCATGAAAATCAAAGGCAGGGATTTAGTTACAGGCCTTCCGAAAATACTTCCGGTTACCTCGGCAGAAATCCGTGAAGCCATCAGTGAGCCTGTAAACTCCATAATAGATGCCATTAAAACCATTTTAGAACAAACTCCTCCGGAGTTAGCATCGGATATTATGGATAAAGGCATTACACTTACCGGCGGAGGAGCGCTGCTTCATGGCTTGGATATGCTTATTAGAAAAGAGACGGATTTAAAAGTTACAATTGCTGAAACCCCCTTAGACTGCGTTGCGATAGGTGCGGGAATGGTTCTTGAAAATCTGGATAAGCCGGGATATATAAATGCCCTGTCATTTTCAAAGAAAATGAAATAG
- a CDS encoding LysE family translocator, whose amino-acid sequence MNVIAFLIYCVIVTFTPGPTNIAILSIAHNFKINKAFQYVLGAAAALGTLLAASVILNSVLAVIVPKILIVMQIIGSLYMLYLAYQVSKMDVAGDITKQTATFMSGFLMQFVNPKVWVFTMTVIPSYVMPYYKSLHMLLIFVLAITTIALSALATWAFFGTVFKKFLQKYQKPVNITLAILLIYSAIEVSGIVEIIRR is encoded by the coding sequence ATGAACGTTATAGCTTTTCTAATATACTGTGTTATAGTAACATTTACACCTGGGCCTACGAATATTGCCATCTTATCCATAGCACATAATTTCAAGATTAATAAAGCATTTCAATATGTATTGGGAGCAGCAGCTGCCTTGGGTACACTGCTTGCTGCTTCTGTTATTCTGAACAGTGTACTTGCAGTGATTGTGCCGAAAATTCTGATTGTGATGCAGATAATAGGAAGTCTTTATATGCTCTACCTTGCGTATCAAGTATCCAAAATGGATGTGGCAGGGGATATCACCAAACAAACCGCTACATTTATGTCCGGATTTTTAATGCAATTTGTAAACCCTAAAGTTTGGGTATTTACAATGACTGTTATTCCGAGCTATGTTATGCCATATTATAAATCGTTGCATATGTTATTGATATTTGTTTTAGCTATAACAACTATTGCCCTTTCAGCCCTTGCAACGTGGGCATTTTTCGGCACGGTTTTCAAGAAATTTTTGCAAAAATATCAAAAGCCCGTTAATATAACATTAGCGATATTATTAATTTATTCAGCGATAGAGGTATCAGGAATAGTTGAGATAATTAGAAGGTGA